The Bacteroidota bacterium genome has a window encoding:
- a CDS encoding transglycosylase SLT domain-containing protein → MSHSNRFQPNRAVFALLVLLATAFQSMAGPDAWVTKTIVGWNGSSRYTFLRDSSLYTEGWDTVGQARFWREVITMTSDTCIINIASCRKPVERVSRSVWMNQTELEKICFKDSLSQVHCIAPTEQLYVTAGKREFYEVKKTLDDINQAIQVFRKHGCDPFYAQAILLIESPGKGAARSYVGARGPFQLMPAVARRFGLKVSKYHDDRLDMNKAGMAAARLINTGCVPYIRKFLDEKGIPYQEHDLWFRLLVLHAYHAGAGNVRCVINALDPKAGGLQLFEQIWQTTCGGFKNESQNYSQIALASLMNFDELIEQDGDTVFLVKGDRMLSRYSRAGMKPWEAYEYLQASLRAYEHDLIDDMIPYEYFIRQVGQIRKEFTHWASVITLASRDVILKPYPASEEHVSLLAGELSKRRRFDEAIKLLKLNLDMHPGSPALYDSLAKAYRKSGDQKMADLYAGKAQAAAALQPGDKPNE, encoded by the coding sequence ATGTCGCATTCTAACCGTTTTCAACCGAATCGAGCCGTTTTTGCGCTCCTGGTGTTGCTCGCCACGGCGTTTCAAAGCATGGCCGGCCCCGATGCCTGGGTGACCAAGACGATCGTGGGATGGAACGGCAGCAGTCGTTACACCTTCTTGCGCGATTCATCGCTTTATACGGAAGGCTGGGACACCGTCGGACAGGCGCGCTTCTGGCGCGAGGTCATCACGATGACCAGCGACACCTGCATCATCAACATCGCTTCCTGCCGTAAACCGGTGGAACGCGTATCCAGATCGGTGTGGATGAACCAAACCGAATTGGAGAAGATCTGCTTCAAGGACAGTCTCTCCCAGGTGCATTGCATCGCTCCCACGGAGCAATTGTATGTCACGGCAGGGAAGCGGGAATTCTATGAAGTCAAAAAGACACTCGACGATATCAATCAGGCGATCCAGGTATTCCGGAAGCACGGCTGTGATCCTTTTTACGCGCAGGCGATCCTGTTGATCGAAAGCCCGGGTAAAGGTGCGGCACGTTCCTATGTTGGAGCACGGGGCCCCTTTCAGCTCATGCCTGCCGTGGCCCGTCGCTTTGGATTGAAGGTTTCCAAATACCACGATGATCGTCTGGACATGAACAAGGCCGGTATGGCCGCCGCCCGCCTGATCAATACGGGATGTGTTCCCTATATCCGGAAGTTCCTGGATGAAAAAGGCATACCGTATCAGGAACATGATCTTTGGTTCCGGCTTTTGGTGTTACACGCTTATCATGCCGGTGCCGGTAATGTCCGTTGTGTTATCAATGCACTCGACCCCAAGGCCGGCGGCTTGCAGTTGTTTGAGCAAATCTGGCAAACAACCTGTGGTGGCTTTAAAAATGAATCCCAGAATTACAGCCAGATCGCGTTGGCTTCGTTGATGAATTTCGACGAGTTGATCGAGCAGGATGGAGATACCGTATTTCTGGTGAAAGGGGACCGGATGCTTTCCCGTTATTCCCGTGCCGGCATGAAGCCCTGGGAAGCCTACGAATACCTGCAGGCATCGCTGCGCGCATATGAGCACGACCTGATCGACGATATGATCCCGTATGAGTACTTCATCCGGCAGGTAGGGCAGATCAGAAAGGAATTCACGCATTGGGCATCGGTCATCACCCTTGCTTCCCGGGATGTAATTCTCAAACCCTATCCGGCAAGTGAAGAACATGTATCGCTGCTGGCCGGCGAATTGTCGAAACGCCGGCGTTTCGACGAAGCGATCAAATTGTTGAAGCTGAATCTTGATATGCATCCCGGCTCACCGGCCTTGTATGACAGTCTGGCCAAGGCTTATCGGAAGTCCGGCGACCAGAAGATGGCGGACCTGTATGCCGGAAAGGCACAGGCGGCGGCAGCGCTCCAGCCGGGCGACAAACCAAATGAATAG
- the raiA gene encoding ribosome-associated translation inhibitor RaiA — translation MKIRVQSIHFDADRKLIDFIQDKVDKLVTFYDHIIGGEVFLKLDKSSDMKNKIVQIKIQLPGNDIIVSEQCKTFEEATDLCMNSLSRQIKKHKEKVRGL, via the coding sequence ATGAAGATCAGAGTTCAATCCATCCATTTCGACGCCGACCGTAAACTCATCGATTTCATCCAGGATAAAGTGGACAAGCTGGTGACCTTTTACGACCATATCATCGGCGGAGAGGTATTTCTGAAGCTGGACAAATCTTCCGATATGAAGAACAAGATCGTGCAGATCAAGATCCAACTTCCAGGCAATGATATCATCGTTAGCGAGCAATGCAAGACCTTTGAAGAGGCGACCGATCTCTGCATGAACTCGCTTTCACGGCAAATCAAAAAGCATAAGGAGAAAGTTCGCGGGCTCTGA
- a CDS encoding tyrosine-type recombinase/integrase, translating to MQGFLQYIRYEKRFSPHTVQAYSTDLEQYALFLRSTYETDDLSAATHSMIRSWIVQLMEQKITTRSINRKLTTLKTYYKFLLRQGTLRVNPMLRVQAPKTSKRLPAFVDERKMDQLFTEVAFPEGFTGLRDRLVLETLYGTGMRLAELVGLKDSDVDLHAMQLKVLGKRNKERVIPFTDKMRELIVAYRQVRNGHFASREKFFVTDQGKSLYPKFVYRLVLRYLGVITTLEKRSPHVLRHTFATHMLNRGADINSVKELLGHANLSATQVYTHNTIEKLKKVYQQAHPRA from the coding sequence ATACAGGGATTCCTTCAATACATCCGCTACGAAAAGCGGTTCTCGCCACACACGGTCCAGGCGTACAGTACCGACCTGGAGCAGTATGCCCTTTTCCTGCGATCGACTTATGAGACCGATGATCTGTCGGCAGCAACACATTCGATGATCCGTTCCTGGATCGTCCAACTGATGGAGCAGAAGATCACGACCCGTTCCATCAACCGGAAGCTGACCACATTAAAAACCTATTATAAATTCCTGCTTCGTCAGGGGACGTTACGTGTCAACCCGATGCTGCGGGTGCAGGCTCCAAAAACATCGAAGCGGCTTCCCGCCTTCGTCGATGAACGGAAAATGGACCAGCTCTTCACCGAAGTCGCGTTTCCTGAAGGCTTTACGGGTCTTCGGGACCGCCTGGTGCTGGAGACCCTTTACGGAACCGGCATGCGTTTGGCCGAATTGGTAGGGTTGAAAGATTCGGATGTCGATCTCCACGCGATGCAGCTCAAAGTCCTGGGGAAAAGAAACAAAGAGCGCGTCATTCCGTTTACTGATAAGATGCGGGAGTTGATCGTTGCGTATCGGCAGGTCCGGAACGGCCATTTTGCATCCCGGGAAAAATTTTTCGTGACCGATCAGGGAAAATCCCTCTACCCTAAATTCGTTTACCGCCTGGTCCTGCGTTATCTTGGAGTCATCACAACACTGGAGAAACGCAGTCCTCACGTCCTGCGACACACCTTCGCCACACACATGCTTAACAGGGGAGCAGACATCAACAGTGTAAAAGAACTGCTGGGACATGCCAACCTGAGTGCAACGCAGGTGTATACGCACAATACCATCGAGAAACTTAAAAAAGTATACCAGCAGGCTCATCCGAGAGCCTGA
- a CDS encoding 30S ribosomal protein S21, whose product MIIVPIKENESIDKALKKFKKKFERTGVLRELRRRQTFEKKSVARRQQVLRAKYRDLMQRQETL is encoded by the coding sequence ATGATCATCGTTCCGATCAAAGAAAACGAGTCAATCGACAAGGCCCTCAAGAAGTTCAAGAAGAAATTCGAACGTACGGGAGTTTTGCGTGAATTGCGTCGCCGCCAGACTTTTGAGAAAAAGTCGGTTGCCCGCCGCCAGCAGGTCCTTCGCGCGAAATACCGCGACCTGATGCAGCGCCAGGAAACGCTCTGA